A genomic window from Vitis riparia cultivar Riparia Gloire de Montpellier isolate 1030 chromosome 18, EGFV_Vit.rip_1.0, whole genome shotgun sequence includes:
- the LOC117905386 gene encoding patatin-like protein 2 produces MKQDGEITLTSNPPPTYGNLVTILSIDGGGIRGIIPATILACLESQLQELDGDDARIADYFDVIAGTSTGGLVTAMLTAPNDEKRPLFAAKDIKPFYLEHGPKIFPQRRWGIFGWIMNIFRSIVGLNYDGKYLHNLIKEKLGRTRLHQTLTSVVIPTFDIKSLQPSIFSSYEVKRSPSLDAPLADICIGSSAAPTYFPAYFFENQDKEGKARELNLIDGGVAANNPALVAISQVTKQVFDKNPDFLPIKPMDYGRFLVISIGTGSPKSEQKYNAKMAAKWGVLGWLLHGGSTPLVDVFTQASADMVDFHISVVFQALHSEDNYLRIQDDTLHGTDASVDVTTKENLGNLMKIGERLLKKPVSRVNLETGLSVPVENCGTNEEALKRFAKLLSDEKRLRETRSPNPKKNLK; encoded by the exons ATGAAACAAG ATGGAGAAATCACTCTTACCTCAAATCCACCCCCAACTTATGGTAACCTGGTAACCATTCTTAGTATTGATGGAGGTGGTATCAGGGGCATCATTCCTGCAACTATCCTTGCTTGCCTGGAATCTCAACTTCAg GAGCTGGATGGTGATGATGCAAGGATTGCAGACTACTTCGATGTGATTGCTGGAACAAGCACAGGTGGTCTTGTGACTGCCATGCTAACTGCTCCGAATGATGAGAAGCGTCCTCTATTCGCAGCCAAAGACATCAAACCCTTTTATCTTGAGCATGGCCCTAAAATATTTCCACAGAGAAGGT GGGGTATTTTCGGCTGGATCATGAATATTTTTAGATCAATAGTTGGGCTCAATTATGATGGGAAATACCTTCACAACCTCATAAAGGAGAAACTAGGAAGGACTCGGTTGCATCAGACCTTGACCAGTGTGGTTATTCCAACTTTTGATATCAAGAGTTTGCAGCCAAGCATTTTCTCCTCCTATGAG GTTAAAAGATCCCCAAGTTTGGATGCTCCACTGGCTGACATATGCATTGGTAGCTCTGCAGCACCAACATACTTTCCGGCCTATTTCTTTGAAAACCAAGATAAAGAAGGAAAAGCACGGGAACTCAATCTTATTGATGGTGGTGTCGCAGCAAATAATCC GGCTTTAGTTGCCATAAGCCAAGTAACGAAACAAGTTTTTGACAAAAACCCAGATTTCTTACCAATTAAACCCATGGACTATGGCCGCTTTCTAGTGATCTCAATAGGAACTGGCTCTCCAAAGTCAGAACAGAAATACAATGCCAAAATGGCAGCCAAATGGGGCGTTTTGGGTTGGCTACTTCATGGTGGTTCCACTCCTTTGGTGGATGTGTTTACGCAAGCAAGTGCAGATATGGTTGATTTCCATATTTCCGTGGTTTTCCAAGCCCTTCATTCTGAAGATAACTACCTCCGAATCCAA GATGATACATTACATGGAACGGATGCTTCGGTTGATGTCACCACCAAGGAAAACTTGGGCAACCTTATGAAAATCGGAGAAAGGCTGCTGAAGAAACCAGTTTCAAGGGTGAACTTGGAGACAGGTCTCTCTGTGCCAGTTGAAAATTGCGGCACTAATGAAGAGGCTCTCAAAAg GTTTGCAAAGCTACTCTCTGATGAGAAGAGACTCCGAGAGACAAGATCACCAAAtcccaagaaaaacttgaagTAG
- the LOC117906166 gene encoding patatin-like protein 2 has translation MGEGPKSPLQPPSYENLITILSIDGGGIRGLIPGTVLGFLESELQKLDGEDARISDYFDVIGGTSTGGLVTAMLTTPNENTGRPLFSAKDIKDFYLDHCPKIFPQHSHDPIPHVTKVVTTLSGPKYDGKYLHNLVKEKLGETRLHQTLTNVVIPTFDIKRLQPTIFSTYQVKSRPSLDALLSDICIGTSAAPTYLPAHYFETKDPAGRVREFNLIDGGVAANNPTLVAIGEVTKENIRGSPDFFPIKPMDYGRFLVISLGTGSSKAEEKYNADEAAKWGVLGWLSSGGSTPLVQAFTQARADMVDLHLSEFFQALHSEKSYLRIQDDTLSGITSSVDIATKENLDDLVKIGEELLKKRVSRVNLDTGIFEPSNHETNEEALTSFARLLSQEKQRRDTRSPHGHAAASKGLVVV, from the exons ATGGGAGAAGGTCCAAAATCACCCCTACAGCCTCcaagttatgaaaacctaatCACCATTCTCAGCATCGATGGAGGTGGAATAAGAGGGCTTATCCCAGGAACAGTCCTTGGCTTCCTGGAGTCTGAGCTTCAG AAACTGGATGGTGAAGACGCGAGAATTTCAGATTATTTTGATGTGATTGGAGGAACAAGCACCGGTGGCCTCGTGACTGCCATGCTAACTACTCCCAATGAAAACACTGGCCGACCCTTGTTTTCTGCCAAAGATATCAAGGACTTCTACCTTGATCACTGCCCTAAGATTTTCCCACAGCACAG TCATGATCCAATTCCTCATGTTACAAAGGTAGTTACAACCTTATCAGGACCAAAATATGATGGAAAGTATCTGCACAACCTTGTTAAAGAAAAACTAGGTGAAACACGATTACACCAGACCCTTACTAATGTTGTTATCCCAACATTTGACATCAAGCGCCTTCAGCCAACAATATTTTCGACTTATCAG GTGAAGAGCAGACCAAGCTTAGATGCCTTACTGTCAGATATATGTATTGGAACCTCAGCAGCACCCACTTATCTTCCAGCTCATTATTTCGAAACCAAAGACCCTGCCGggagagttagagaattcaaccTCATTGATGGTGGTGTAGCTGCAAATAATCCG ACTTTGGTTGCTATTGGGGAAGTGACCAAGGAGAACATCCGGGGTAGTCCTGATTTCTTTCCTATAAAGCCAATGGACTATGGCCGGTTTCTAGTAATATCCTTGGGAACTGGGTCATCAAAAGCcgaagaaaaatataatgcTGATGAAGCAGCCAAGTGGGGTGTGTTGGGATGGTTGAGCAGTGGTGGTTCCACCCCCTTAGTGCAAGCGTTTACCCAAGCAAGAGCAGATATGGTCGACTTACACCTTTCAGAGTTTTTTCAAGCCCTTCACTCTGAAAAAAGCTATCTTCGGATACAG GATGATACATTGAGTGGTATAACATCATCAGTCGACATAGCCACAaaggaaaatttggatgatCTTGTGAAAATTGGTGAGGAGTTGTTAAAGAAAAGGGTCTCAAGGGTTAACCTGGATACAGGTATCTTTGAGCCTTCAAATCACGAGACCAATGAGGAGGCTCTCACAAG TTTTGCAAGACTACTCTCCCAAGAGAAGCAACGTAGAGATACTAGGTCACCCCATGGACATGCTGCCGCTTCTAAAGGATTGGTCGTTGTCTGA